Proteins encoded in a region of the Saccharothrix ecbatanensis genome:
- a CDS encoding TrmB family transcriptional regulator: MPPEAPSLSSHLILLGLSPDAAVLYAELLTRPPEPLQARAGLFDGDEAGERLAAAAAGLVALGLVEATGSAGQPLVPVSPARSLELLGRLRTGEVDHAQIAVSGAYESFRRRKLSAIAGSAVEAVTGADAIEHRINEALEGARREIRMFDSPPYFRPVDLGTEQALRLFARGVGHRVVYSRASLEQPGNFSVNIEPCLQAGEQARFMEKVPVKVTLVDDDLALVSSSVEEADINLSLLLVRSGGLLSALSALFELMWEQAMPLEHRHPKLRSTAVLHPAERHILTLLLAGVSDNQIIRELGVSRRTFFRRMELLLAKAGATTRFQLAARARQYGWI; this comes from the coding sequence GTGCCACCTGAGGCGCCTTCCTTGTCGAGCCACCTCATCCTGCTGGGGTTGTCGCCCGACGCGGCCGTTCTTTACGCCGAGTTGTTGACCCGTCCGCCGGAACCGCTCCAGGCCCGCGCAGGATTGTTCGACGGCGACGAGGCTGGCGAGCGGCTAGCGGCAGCAGCCGCGGGGCTGGTGGCGCTGGGCCTGGTCGAAGCTACCGGCAGCGCCGGTCAGCCGCTGGTGCCCGTGTCCCCGGCGCGGAGCCTTGAGCTGCTCGGTCGACTACGCACCGGTGAGGTGGATCACGCGCAGATCGCGGTCTCCGGTGCGTACGAAAGTTTCCGACGGCGCAAGCTCAGTGCAATCGCCGGCTCCGCGGTCGAGGCCGTCACCGGGGCCGACGCCATCGAGCACCGAATCAACGAAGCGCTCGAGGGAGCACGTCGGGAGATACGGATGTTCGACTCGCCGCCGTACTTCCGCCCCGTTGACCTCGGGACCGAGCAGGCCCTCAGGCTGTTCGCCCGCGGTGTCGGGCACCGCGTGGTGTACTCACGAGCCTCTCTAGAGCAGCCCGGGAACTTCTCGGTCAACATCGAACCCTGCCTGCAGGCCGGCGAACAGGCCCGCTTCATGGAGAAGGTGCCGGTGAAGGTGACGCTCGTCGACGACGACCTGGCGCTGGTGTCATCGTCCGTCGAAGAGGCCGACATCAATCTCTCGCTGCTACTGGTACGTTCCGGCGGGCTGTTGTCGGCCCTATCCGCCCTGTTCGAGCTGATGTGGGAGCAGGCGATGCCATTGGAGCACCGCCATCCGAAGCTGCGGTCCACCGCCGTGCTGCATCCCGCCGAACGACACATCCTCACCCTGCTTTTGGCGGGGGTGAGCGACAACCAGATCATTCGCGAGCTCGGCGTCAGCAGGCGGACGTTCTTCCGGCGCATGGAGCTGCTGCTGGCGAAGGCAGGCGCCACGACTCGCTTCCAGCTGGCGGCGCGGGCGCGCCAGTACGGGTGGATCTGA
- a CDS encoding cellulase-like family protein produces the protein MTPDKLTITLWDFTWYTRTGPGEPFEDLDNAFAEAVERGYNTVRICAMPLLLFGSGVDTTRLRLGPLGGGYGSRVRWYDVGAETVVNARAWLLALFHAARRHNCHVILSSWEYQQSPSFALDRAWFDAVMAIDPEDRAVALANALADLVDFLASHGLDDRVAFTELHNEVQAGHLADGLDGDPVVALRPRLERGIARFKQRHPDRLVTANYAGVPVGSMRGVPRSVDVAVFHPYVYGVLDDLLDEFALRDPSRPFPQGRAHRELLRPGAPDFDDWLPPPDQRWRLEATIVGRREVYVHDWCDPDKWDAWLYDRYATHRTAMHRQLTTWIDAAADWAAETRVPLVFGEGWIGYTPLHGTFEEGPVGAAFCRTAATESARVGAWGSVVCSNAAPHHPMWQDITLQRECNALLSE, from the coding sequence ATGACCCCGGACAAGCTGACCATCACCCTGTGGGACTTCACCTGGTACACCCGCACCGGGCCGGGCGAGCCCTTCGAGGACCTCGACAACGCCTTCGCCGAGGCGGTCGAGCGCGGCTACAACACCGTGCGGATCTGCGCCATGCCCCTGCTGCTGTTCGGCTCGGGTGTGGACACCACGCGATTGCGGCTGGGGCCGTTGGGCGGCGGCTACGGGTCGCGGGTGCGTTGGTACGACGTGGGCGCGGAGACCGTCGTCAACGCGCGCGCATGGCTGCTGGCGCTGTTCCACGCCGCACGGCGGCACAACTGCCACGTCATCCTGTCCAGCTGGGAGTACCAGCAGAGCCCGTCGTTCGCCCTGGACCGCGCCTGGTTCGACGCGGTGATGGCGATCGACCCCGAGGACCGCGCCGTGGCGCTGGCGAACGCGCTGGCCGACCTGGTGGACTTCCTCGCGTCGCACGGCCTGGACGACCGCGTGGCGTTCACCGAACTGCACAACGAGGTGCAGGCAGGGCACCTGGCCGACGGGCTCGACGGCGACCCCGTGGTCGCGCTGCGACCACGATTGGAACGCGGGATAGCGCGGTTCAAGCAGCGCCACCCCGACCGGCTCGTCACGGCCAACTACGCGGGAGTCCCGGTCGGCTCGATGCGCGGCGTCCCCCGCAGCGTGGACGTCGCGGTGTTCCACCCGTACGTCTACGGCGTACTGGACGACCTGCTCGACGAGTTCGCCCTGCGCGACCCGTCCCGCCCGTTCCCACAGGGCCGCGCTCACCGGGAACTGCTGCGCCCCGGCGCTCCCGACTTCGACGACTGGCTGCCGCCACCCGACCAGCGTTGGCGACTGGAGGCGACGATCGTCGGGCGGCGCGAGGTGTACGTGCACGACTGGTGCGACCCCGACAAGTGGGACGCCTGGCTCTACGACCGCTACGCCACCCACCGCACCGCCATGCACCGGCAGCTCACCACCTGGATAGACGCCGCCGCCGACTGGGCCGCCGAAACCCGCGTCCCCCTGGTCTTCGGCGAAGGTTGGATCGGCTACACCCCGCTGCACGGGACCTTCGAGGAAGGCCCCGTCGGCGCCGCCTTCTGCCGCACCGCCGCCACCGAATCCGCACGAGTCGGGGCGTGGGGCTCGGTCGTGTGCTCCAACGCCGCCCCGCACCACCCGATGTGGCAGGACATCACGCTCCAACGCGAGTGCAACGCCCTACTCAGCGAATGA
- a CDS encoding tyrosine-type recombinase/integrase, whose product MRDLREARSPASADELADFEVDVMAGFVLTRASTGLADTTIRGEISNVQQVRDWFGRPLWEMEPTDADTYFGRVLRQAAAGTRHARAAALTTYFEYLHVRHAVELHAMTGRVVACPVDEMNRPKGRKDARLRIPPPAEEIERFFSGWAAELAACRKFAPTARNYAAARLMAEIGLRAGEVRQLDLADVRWELGRFGKIHVRYGKGARGSGPRERMVPLINDSGRTLKWYIEDIWGLFDDDHERPGAPLFPSERRTEGSSSRRLGPDTLRSAVAAATRAHLPGWEGRLTPHVLRHFCASQLYLNGMDLIAIQETLGHSWIATTMRYVHVHREHVEQAWVTGQQRAAQRVEGLV is encoded by the coding sequence GTGCGCGATCTTCGTGAGGCGCGATCACCGGCGAGTGCGGACGAGTTGGCCGACTTCGAGGTCGACGTGATGGCCGGGTTCGTGCTCACGCGGGCATCGACGGGGTTGGCCGACACCACGATCCGCGGCGAGATCAGCAACGTGCAGCAGGTCCGGGACTGGTTCGGACGCCCGCTGTGGGAGATGGAACCCACCGACGCCGATACGTACTTCGGACGTGTGCTGCGGCAAGCGGCCGCGGGGACGCGGCACGCTCGGGCCGCCGCGCTGACGACCTACTTCGAGTACCTCCACGTCCGGCACGCGGTGGAGCTGCACGCCATGACCGGCCGCGTGGTGGCGTGCCCGGTCGATGAGATGAACAGGCCGAAAGGCCGGAAAGACGCCCGACTGCGGATCCCGCCGCCGGCCGAGGAGATCGAGCGATTCTTCAGCGGCTGGGCCGCCGAGTTGGCCGCGTGCCGGAAGTTCGCGCCGACCGCCCGCAACTACGCGGCGGCCAGGTTGATGGCGGAGATCGGGCTGCGCGCTGGGGAGGTTCGTCAACTGGACCTGGCCGACGTGCGCTGGGAGTTGGGCAGGTTCGGCAAGATCCACGTCCGCTACGGCAAGGGAGCCCGGGGCTCCGGGCCCCGCGAGCGCATGGTGCCGTTGATCAACGACTCCGGGCGGACCTTGAAGTGGTACATCGAAGACATCTGGGGACTGTTCGACGACGATCACGAGCGGCCCGGCGCACCGCTGTTTCCCTCCGAACGCCGAACCGAGGGCTCCTCCTCGCGCCGCTTGGGCCCTGACACGCTGCGCTCCGCGGTGGCCGCCGCGACCCGAGCGCACCTGCCCGGCTGGGAGGGCCGACTGACCCCGCACGTGCTGCGGCACTTCTGCGCATCCCAGCTCTACCTCAACGGAATGGACCTGATCGCCATCCAGGAGACCCTGGGACACTCGTGGATCGCGACCACCATGCGCTACGTCCACGTGCACCGGGAACACGTCGAGCAGGCGTGGGTCACCGGTCAGCAGCGCGCGGCGCAACGGGTGGAAGGACTGGTCTGA
- a CDS encoding S8 family serine peptidase, producing the protein MSFPARGGNTLKRTNAALSAVSAALLLVVAMAPQAVSAAEPRGTILGANAPDAVDGSYIVVLKESGISRGGQQVASAADSLTRQYGGKANFKYADALLGFAMSATAAEAERLAADPSVAYVEQDRLNHIEDTQPNATWGLDRIDQRSLPLNSTYNYSTTASNVTAYMIDGGIRISHKDFGGRASYGYDFVDGDSVAQDCNGHGTHTAGSVGSATYGVAKGVSLVAVRVTDCGGSGTNSQVIAGYDWVARNADGPSVANASIGGSPTDAKDAAIRGVVDAGVTVAVSAGNGDTNACNQSPARVPSVITVAATSKTDARSDYSNYGSCVDIFAPGDSILSLGISSDTATATMSGTSMSSPHVAGAAALYLASHPSASPAEVTSALNTAATTGKVTDPGSNSPNRLLYTAADDTPPGTTVYSDNFDTATGWTANPAGTDTATTGRFERGIPQQTFSTYSDQIKQLSSSWGLVTGAAAGASWGTNDVDGGVTSIRSPQITIPAAGTSTLTFGYSVAHGDNSGSNDYLRVSVVDGTTITTVFERGGAASEVAGSWRDGSVSLSAYAGKTVRLLVSAADAGTPSLFEAQVDDVKIVNNS; encoded by the coding sequence GTGTCCTTCCCTGCTCGAGGAGGCAACACCTTGAAACGGACCAATGCCGCGCTCAGCGCCGTCTCTGCGGCACTGTTGCTCGTCGTGGCCATGGCGCCACAGGCAGTATCAGCTGCCGAACCGCGCGGGACGATACTCGGTGCAAACGCACCCGACGCAGTCGACGGCAGCTACATCGTCGTACTCAAGGAGTCCGGTATCTCTCGCGGAGGCCAGCAGGTCGCATCCGCCGCCGACTCCCTGACCCGGCAGTACGGGGGCAAGGCGAACTTCAAGTACGCCGATGCGCTCCTCGGCTTCGCCATGAGTGCCACCGCAGCCGAGGCCGAACGCCTGGCCGCCGACCCGTCCGTCGCTTATGTGGAGCAGGACCGCCTCAACCACATCGAGGACACGCAACCCAATGCAACCTGGGGTCTTGACCGTATCGACCAGCGCTCGCTGCCGCTGAACAGCACCTACAACTACTCGACGACCGCCAGCAACGTGACCGCGTACATGATCGACGGCGGCATCCGGATCAGCCACAAGGACTTCGGCGGCCGGGCCTCTTACGGCTACGACTTCGTCGACGGCGACTCCGTCGCCCAGGACTGCAACGGGCATGGCACCCACACGGCCGGCAGCGTGGGCAGTGCTACCTATGGCGTCGCCAAGGGCGTCTCCCTGGTGGCGGTCCGCGTCACCGACTGCGGCGGCTCCGGCACGAACTCGCAGGTCATCGCGGGCTACGACTGGGTTGCCAGGAACGCCGACGGGCCTTCGGTGGCCAACGCCAGCATCGGCGGCTCCCCGACCGATGCCAAGGACGCCGCAATCCGGGGCGTGGTGGACGCCGGCGTCACTGTCGCCGTCTCCGCTGGCAACGGCGACACCAACGCCTGCAACCAGTCGCCGGCCCGCGTACCGTCGGTGATCACGGTCGCCGCGACCTCCAAGACCGACGCCCGTTCCGACTACTCCAACTACGGCTCCTGCGTCGACATCTTCGCACCCGGCGACTCGATTCTCTCGCTCGGGATCAGCAGCGACACCGCCACCGCCACGATGAGCGGAACGTCGATGTCCTCCCCACATGTGGCCGGTGCGGCGGCGCTGTACCTGGCGAGCCACCCGTCAGCATCCCCGGCCGAGGTCACGTCCGCCCTCAACACCGCGGCCACCACCGGCAAGGTCACCGACCCCGGCTCGAACTCGCCGAACCGCCTGCTGTACACGGCTGCGGACGACACACCGCCGGGCACCACCGTTTACAGCGACAACTTCGACACCGCCACCGGCTGGACCGCCAACCCGGCCGGTACCGACACGGCGACCACTGGACGCTTCGAGCGCGGGATCCCGCAGCAGACGTTCTCAACGTACAGCGACCAGATCAAGCAGCTCAGCAGCAGCTGGGGCCTCGTGACCGGAGCAGCTGCCGGCGCATCGTGGGGGACGAATGATGTGGACGGCGGTGTCACGTCGATCCGGTCGCCGCAGATCACCATCCCTGCCGCTGGGACCTCCACGCTGACCTTCGGTTACAGCGTTGCCCACGGCGACAACTCCGGTTCGAACGACTACCTGCGGGTGAGCGTGGTGGACGGCACCACGATCACCACGGTGTTCGAGCGGGGCGGTGCCGCTTCCGAGGTCGCCGGCTCATGGCGGGACGGCTCGGTCAGCCTCTCGGCGTATGCCGGCAAGACCGTCCGGTTGCTGGTCTCCGCAGCTGACGCCGGAACCCCCAGCCTGTTCGAGGCGCAGGTCGACGACGTCAAGATCGTCAACAACTCCTGA
- a CDS encoding helix-turn-helix domain-containing protein, with the protein MRWNLRLAAANRGIWKASELQRALAEHGLEISLGKMSNLWSGQPASLKLDDLDVICVVLGCEIGELLTPEPDKVTRPVDTRERNAATGSAPQPMRVVPRRRDGRSLPPA; encoded by the coding sequence GTGCGTTGGAATCTCCGCCTGGCAGCGGCGAACCGCGGCATCTGGAAAGCCTCCGAGCTCCAACGCGCTCTGGCCGAGCACGGCCTGGAGATCTCGCTGGGCAAGATGTCCAACCTGTGGTCGGGCCAGCCGGCCTCGCTCAAGCTCGATGACCTCGACGTCATCTGTGTCGTGCTGGGCTGCGAGATCGGAGAGCTGCTCACTCCCGAACCGGACAAGGTCACCCGGCCTGTCGACACGCGTGAGCGGAACGCGGCCACAGGCTCGGCTCCGCAACCGATGCGGGTCGTTCCTCGACGTCGTGACGGTCGTTCCCTGCCGCCGGCGTGA
- a CDS encoding tyrosine-type recombinase/integrase: MAWSEQHGKTWRVRYLKDDGTLGSVTGFPNKSSADNYADTLETDQRRGTWIDPAAGRIAVAEWADDWLDALDLSRATEAQYRSLVTNHILPRWGETSLADITGLAVAAWRKQLSAGYAPATITTIVKVLSMMLADAADDKLIPANPIRPRRRGKRHRAKSRERIWATHQQALRVADNAAALVGPWAGILMITAAWTGARWGELTGLQRHNTHLDDSRIVIDPDIGALHEINGHFELGPPKTAESARTITLPPFLIPLLRRHLDSHDHPHVFVTAEGEYLRRSNFSRRAMRPAADGNLKRTAPPVRIEPVQPGLTFHGFRHSHKTWMIADGVPEIAQAARLGHTLEDKMQKVYSHIAAEVEHRLLNGLQDRWDKAAADSTRPEPQTRWRRL, from the coding sequence ATGGCCTGGTCCGAACAACACGGCAAGACCTGGCGGGTGCGCTACCTCAAAGACGACGGCACTCTTGGATCGGTCACCGGATTCCCCAACAAGTCATCGGCCGACAACTACGCCGACACCCTCGAAACCGACCAACGTCGGGGCACCTGGATCGACCCGGCGGCAGGTCGGATCGCAGTGGCGGAGTGGGCCGACGACTGGCTCGACGCCCTTGACCTGTCCCGCGCCACCGAGGCCCAGTACCGCAGCCTGGTGACCAACCACATCCTGCCCCGCTGGGGCGAGACTTCCCTGGCCGACATCACCGGTCTGGCCGTCGCCGCCTGGCGCAAGCAACTATCCGCCGGCTACGCGCCTGCCACCATCACCACGATCGTCAAAGTGCTGTCGATGATGCTGGCCGACGCCGCCGACGACAAACTTATCCCCGCCAACCCCATCCGCCCCCGCCGACGGGGCAAACGCCATCGCGCGAAATCCCGCGAGCGCATCTGGGCCACCCACCAACAAGCCCTGCGCGTCGCTGACAACGCCGCCGCCCTCGTCGGCCCCTGGGCAGGCATCCTCATGATCACCGCCGCGTGGACCGGAGCCCGCTGGGGCGAACTGACCGGTCTGCAACGCCACAACACCCACCTCGACGACAGCCGCATCGTCATCGACCCCGACATCGGCGCACTGCACGAGATCAACGGCCACTTCGAGCTCGGCCCGCCCAAGACCGCCGAATCCGCCCGCACCATCACCCTCCCGCCCTTCCTGATCCCGCTGCTGCGCCGACACCTCGACAGCCACGACCACCCCCACGTGTTCGTCACCGCAGAAGGCGAGTACCTGCGCCGGTCCAACTTCTCCCGCCGGGCCATGCGCCCCGCCGCCGACGGTAACCTCAAGCGCACCGCCCCGCCCGTGCGAATCGAGCCCGTCCAACCAGGACTGACATTCCACGGCTTCCGGCACAGCCACAAAACTTGGATGATCGCCGACGGCGTCCCCGAGATCGCCCAAGCCGCACGCCTCGGGCACACCCTCGAAGACAAGATGCAAAAGGTCTACTCCCACATCGCCGCCGAAGTCGAACACCGACTTCTCAACGGTCTGCAAGACCGCTGGGACAAGGCCGCCGCCGACTCGACCAGGCCGGAACCACAAACCCGCTGGCGACGCCTCTAA
- a CDS encoding site-specific integrase yields the protein MTDSAGRRHDLRREEEYAFWAWAAVNVLRLTGVRIEELMEITHHSVIQYRLPTTGEIVPLLQIAPSKTDAERLLVVSPELADILSVVIVRVRDDTGIVPLVPAYDWHECVWRPPAPVLFQRMFSAESRAISHGTIRKMIQAALADTGLTDPVDGRPLNYTPHDFRRLFITDAILNGLPPHIAQVIAGHRDINVTLGYKAVYPEEAIQAHMAFLARRRSLRPSEEYRVPTDEEWEEFLGHFERRKVSTGLCGRAYSTSCIHEHACLRCSMHWPDPAQRQRIFEIRDNLIARIAEAEREGWLGEVEGLRISLAGANEKLAQIDKRTNATRTVNLGIPTLTRDS from the coding sequence GTGACCGACTCCGCCGGTCGTCGGCACGATCTGCGACGCGAGGAGGAATACGCGTTCTGGGCATGGGCCGCCGTGAACGTTCTGCGCCTGACCGGAGTCCGGATCGAGGAGCTGATGGAGATCACCCACCACAGCGTGATCCAATACCGACTGCCCACAACCGGCGAAATCGTGCCGCTGCTGCAGATCGCGCCGTCCAAGACCGACGCCGAGCGGCTGCTGGTGGTCAGCCCCGAGTTGGCCGACATCCTGTCCGTCGTCATCGTCCGGGTCCGCGACGACACCGGCATCGTCCCGCTTGTCCCGGCCTACGACTGGCACGAGTGCGTCTGGCGGCCACCGGCCCCCGTGTTGTTCCAGCGCATGTTCAGCGCCGAAAGCCGGGCGATCAGCCACGGAACGATCCGCAAGATGATCCAGGCGGCCCTGGCCGACACCGGCCTGACCGACCCGGTCGACGGCAGGCCGCTCAACTACACGCCCCACGACTTCCGCAGGCTCTTCATCACCGACGCCATCCTCAACGGACTGCCACCGCACATCGCCCAGGTCATCGCAGGACACCGCGACATCAACGTCACACTCGGCTACAAGGCCGTCTATCCCGAGGAGGCCATCCAAGCTCACATGGCCTTCCTGGCCCGACGTCGAAGTCTGCGCCCCAGCGAAGAATATCGCGTCCCCACAGACGAGGAATGGGAAGAGTTCCTCGGGCACTTCGAGCGACGCAAGGTCTCCACAGGACTTTGTGGCCGCGCCTACTCCACCTCTTGCATCCACGAGCACGCCTGCCTGCGATGCTCGATGCACTGGCCAGATCCGGCTCAACGGCAACGAATCTTCGAGATCCGCGACAACCTCATCGCCCGGATCGCCGAGGCCGAACGCGAAGGATGGCTCGGCGAAGTCGAAGGACTCCGGATCAGCCTGGCCGGCGCCAACGAAAAACTCGCCCAGATCGACAAACGCACCAACGCCACGCGAACCGTCAACCTCGGAATTCCCACTCTCACAAGGGATTCCTGA
- a CDS encoding deazapurine DNA modification protein DpdA family protein: MIGYLLSVVVANIASVYWSPLVVGGLIVPSGTVFAGTSLTARDLVHDWLGARRMAVAIAAGVGLSAVLASPQIAVASVVAFTASEIVDALIYTRLRHRSRLGAVAVSNTGGLMVDSALFVPLAFGSVTAVPGQLVGKAVAADYHRCADMYEERGIDLGALPLVGVGSVCRRQHTVEVERIVRSLAARGYKLHAFGAKVLGLARYADAIASSDSASWSLRGRHVPGCTSTHRSESNCLRFALAWHDALTRQLRTTQPVHAHAVTAHHTSTRPISTGPNTHARSSSRPTRDPADRRPSRRRAEAR; encoded by the coding sequence ATGATCGGATATCTGCTCTCGGTCGTCGTCGCCAACATCGCCTCGGTGTACTGGTCGCCGCTTGTCGTCGGTGGACTGATCGTTCCGTCGGGCACGGTGTTCGCGGGAACGAGCCTGACGGCGCGCGACCTCGTCCACGACTGGCTCGGTGCCCGAAGAATGGCCGTAGCCATCGCAGCCGGAGTGGGATTGTCAGCCGTGTTGGCTTCCCCGCAGATCGCGGTTGCCAGTGTCGTCGCGTTCACCGCGTCGGAAATCGTGGACGCGCTGATCTACACGAGGCTGCGCCACCGCTCCCGGCTGGGAGCTGTCGCGGTATCTAACACGGGCGGGCTCATGGTCGACAGCGCCCTGTTCGTGCCGTTGGCCTTCGGCAGCGTCACGGCCGTGCCCGGACAGCTCGTCGGCAAAGCGGTCGCCGCCGATTACCACCGCTGTGCCGACATGTACGAAGAACGCGGCATCGACCTGGGCGCGCTTCCGTTGGTCGGCGTGGGAAGTGTGTGCCGCCGCCAGCACACCGTCGAGGTCGAACGCATCGTCCGCTCGTTGGCCGCCCGCGGCTACAAGCTCCACGCTTTCGGTGCCAAGGTGCTCGGCCTCGCCCGGTACGCAGACGCCATCGCCTCCAGTGACTCGGCGTCCTGGAGTCTGAGAGGGCGGCACGTTCCCGGCTGCACCTCCACCCACCGCAGCGAGTCCAACTGTCTGAGGTTCGCCCTGGCCTGGCACGACGCCTTGACCCGGCAACTGCGCACCACCCAACCGGTCCATGCGCACGCGGTCACTGCCCACCACACGTCCACCCGCCCGATCTCGACCGGACCGAACACCCACGCACGAAGCAGCTCCCGCCCGACCCGCGATCCAGCCGACCGCCGTCCATCCCGCCGCCGGGCGGAGGCACGATGA
- a CDS encoding helix-turn-helix domain-containing protein, with translation MTTRRPTPTPPGHHQEPSTPPVSAPRLYTPAQAAELLAVRESWLRRKAGQRAIPCTFLGKHLRFSAANLRDIADSGNCTPPTVHSRPRRTR, from the coding sequence ATGACCACCCGTCGCCCTACACCCACGCCGCCCGGCCACCACCAGGAGCCGTCCACACCACCGGTGTCGGCGCCTCGGCTCTACACACCGGCCCAGGCCGCTGAACTCCTTGCCGTGCGCGAGTCCTGGCTGCGACGCAAAGCCGGACAACGTGCCATCCCCTGCACCTTCCTCGGCAAGCACCTGCGCTTCTCGGCCGCCAACCTGCGCGACATCGCCGACTCCGGCAACTGCACACCCCCGACGGTCCACAGTCGTCCTCGCCGAACACGCTGA
- a CDS encoding tyrosine-type recombinase/integrase: MDQAKEPLRDLVAMVVPQVGRLAETGDVCDPYRLVDGDEAVVEAVTEYFRDLQAAGRSTATLRSYGLDLLRWFRFLWAIGIPWNRATRIEARDFCRWMLVAGKPHRPHWRRQGEPMEKWSFVEAYAPSVRAHCETVLRCFYDFHLGIDDGPILINPFPLNRSRRGGRANAHHNPMEPFSNERTGLYRPRVPKRIPRSIPDEEFNEIFARLPSHRDRALVAFYVSTGARASELLSTTQGGVDPGRQLISVVRKGTGEVQELPASTDAFVWLRLYQVQMDGLIPKGRRLPLWWTLRRPLRPLTYHAAHRMFERVNDQAGTAATLHALRHTAAYRMAEDPRLPLTDVQFVLGHAQLTTTQIYLTPRKEDVIRRVLAHHAEQTRQAAARTLPAPAPGYRPESLNVLFGASTS; this comes from the coding sequence ATGGATCAGGCGAAGGAGCCATTGCGGGATTTGGTGGCCATGGTCGTGCCCCAGGTGGGCCGTCTCGCCGAGACGGGCGACGTGTGCGACCCGTATCGGCTCGTCGATGGGGACGAGGCCGTGGTCGAGGCGGTCACGGAGTACTTCCGGGATCTGCAGGCGGCGGGCCGGTCGACGGCGACGTTGCGTTCCTATGGGCTGGATCTGTTGCGCTGGTTCAGGTTCTTGTGGGCGATCGGCATCCCTTGGAACCGGGCGACGCGGATTGAGGCTCGGGATTTCTGCCGTTGGATGCTGGTGGCCGGTAAGCCGCACCGGCCACACTGGCGCCGCCAAGGCGAGCCAATGGAGAAATGGTCCTTTGTGGAGGCTTATGCGCCGTCGGTGCGGGCGCACTGCGAGACGGTGCTGCGCTGCTTCTATGACTTCCACCTGGGAATCGATGACGGCCCGATCCTGATCAACCCGTTCCCGCTGAACCGGTCGCGGCGTGGCGGCCGGGCGAATGCGCACCATAACCCGATGGAGCCGTTTTCCAACGAGCGGACCGGGCTCTACCGTCCGCGGGTCCCCAAGCGGATCCCGCGCTCGATCCCGGATGAGGAGTTCAACGAGATCTTCGCTCGGCTGCCGTCGCACCGGGACCGGGCACTGGTGGCGTTCTACGTCTCCACCGGAGCCAGGGCGTCGGAACTGCTGTCGACAACACAGGGCGGGGTCGACCCGGGACGACAGCTGATTTCGGTGGTCCGCAAGGGAACCGGCGAGGTCCAGGAGCTTCCGGCCTCCACCGACGCGTTCGTGTGGTTGCGGCTCTACCAGGTCCAGATGGACGGCCTGATCCCCAAGGGACGTCGGCTGCCGCTGTGGTGGACGCTGCGCCGACCGTTGCGCCCGTTGACCTACCATGCGGCGCACCGCATGTTCGAGCGGGTGAACGATCAAGCGGGGACGGCGGCGACGCTGCACGCGCTGCGGCATACCGCGGCCTATCGGATGGCCGAGGATCCACGGCTGCCGTTGACCGACGTGCAGTTCGTTCTGGGGCACGCTCAGCTGACGACCACGCAGATTTACCTGACGCCCCGCAAGGAGGACGTGATCCGCAGGGTGCTGGCCCACCACGCCGAGCAGACCCGGCAGGCGGCCGCACGCACGCTTCCGGCTCCCGCGCCGGGTTACCGGCCGGAGTCCTTGAACGTGCTGTTCGGCGCGAGTACGTCATGA
- a CDS encoding DUF7660 family protein → MHYVCFHYEFEHGFADPDADPDDDCGVPGCPSSPAARHKDRLATTVRALLADWSDGPPANWENHSLPDYLESLAAWLDDCDGYYANRGVPVPWNGWEVVQDAMRAATIYE, encoded by the coding sequence ATGCACTACGTGTGCTTCCACTACGAGTTCGAGCACGGCTTTGCCGACCCGGACGCAGATCCCGACGACGATTGCGGTGTCCCTGGTTGCCCATCGTCGCCGGCGGCGCGACACAAGGATCGGCTGGCGACGACGGTGCGGGCGTTGCTGGCGGACTGGTCGGACGGTCCGCCCGCGAACTGGGAGAACCACTCGCTTCCGGACTATCTGGAGTCGCTGGCCGCCTGGCTGGACGACTGTGACGGCTACTACGCCAACCGCGGTGTTCCGGTCCCCTGGAACGGTTGGGAGGTCGTTCAGGACGCGATGCGGGCTGCAACGATCTACGAGTAG